The genomic region GGCCCGGTTTGTGCCGTTTCAAGCATTTCAGAAACGCTCGGCTTATTGAGCCAGGCAAGATTGGCCTCAAGTTGGCGTTCGTATTCGGGATCGATGAGTTGATGGGTTTGAGGTGGAAATTTAAACAATCCAGCAACTTGGGTTTCAGCGCTTGGGGTATGAGCAAATTGCTTTGGAAGAATATCGTGTAGGACCAAATCAATTTGGTGCATCCTCACACTGATAAACTCTTCTTCTTCAGGCTGGGTGAGAATCGCTTCGAGCGTATCATCACTTTGATTTGCCCAGGCTTGAGAAGCGGAGAGTAGGCAAATGAGCGCTGCGCCGAGATAAAATCGTTTTATGATAAAGTTATGCCAATCCATGGGTCTCTAAAAATAATTCAGTTAACCACGATGAGCAAAATTACGGCTTTTTTCTTAGCTGCATCGCAAAGAAGCTATCTGCGCCATGCTTGTGGGTTAAAGTTTGCAGAACCGTTTTCTCGCCCAGTTTCGAGTCGGATACGAATGGAGCGAGCACGGGGTTTGTAAGGGGAACTGCCTGGAGGCTGGAATCATTCCCAATAAGTTTTTCAATTCGCGCGATACCCTCTGCTTGGGTCATGGTGCAAAGCGAATAGGTGAGCGTGGAGCCGGGACCCATGAGCTGACTGGCGGTAAGTAGAAGCGCGTCTTGCAGCTCGCAAAGCTCTTGGATGCGGGCATCTTCTTTGTAGCGCAGCTCGGGGTGGCGTCTGAGGGTACCCAGGCCTGAGCAAGGCGCATCCAAAACGATATGGTCAACATGCTCTATCTTGGTTCGCTCAAGCACTTTTTTCATGGAGGCGAGCTGCGTTGCATCCGAGAACTGAGGAATCACATTCTTAAGGCCGAGCCGATTGGCGTTGTCTTGAATAAGGTTCATCTTATGTTGATGAACATCCACGGCCACCACTTTGCCCGTGTGCTCAAGCATTTGAGCCAGGTGAAGTGATTTTCCTCCAGGAGCTGCGCAAAGGTCTAGAATATTTTGGCCTTCTTGCGGAGACACGAGGTAGCCCACAAGCTGTGCTGCAGGATCTTGAACAATGAAAGCGCCGTCGGCAAAACCAGGCAGTGCGGCAATACTGCCAGCAGGAGCAAGCTCAAGCGCGTCGGGAAACAAAGGTAGAGCAACGGCGGCTATTTCAGCTTCCTGAAGTTGCGTAAGCAACTCATCCCGGCTGCTGACGTGCGTGTTGACCCGAATGTTAAGGGGCGCAGGGTGGCTGTTGGCTTCAGCCCAGAGATTCGCTTCCTCGGGTCCAAGTTCCGTATGAAGCAGTTTCATCATCCAGAGCGGGAGGCCGTAGTGAACAGCTTGAGCTTGAACTGGATCTTTGATCTCTTTAAGAGGCTCAGGAACCTTTTCTTGCTCTTTAAGGCGTACAAGGTTTCTTAAAACGCCATTGACGAAGCCCCGAAGTTTTTTACTGTCTAGCAGGCTCACGGCTTGGTCTACAGCAGAGTAATCTGGAGTTCGTAGATTCAGGATTTCATAGGCGCCAAGGCGCAGGGCCGCGCGAGCCGAAGGTGTTACTCTTTTTAAAGGGCGCGGGAGAAATGACTGAATGATGTAGTCGAGAGAATGGCCAGTTCTTAAAACGCCGTAAACAAGCTCTGTGGCAAGTCCGGCGTCTCTTGAGTCTGGCCGCGCGCGCTTGATAGCGGCGTCTAAGGCATGACGAGCATACGCTGCGTCCTCCTCCGTACGAAGGAGAACGCGATGTGCGATTGCTCTGGAAACTGAAGTGGTCATAGAGCTGGCTCTTTCATTCCTTCAGCTTCCAAGAAACTTAAGCTTCAGTTTCGGCCGGTGCTTCTGCTTCTTCAGCAGGTGCATCAGCTTCTTCTTCTTTTCTCTTCTTCTCGTCAGCGATGGCTTCTTTACGTGAAAGACGAATACGGCCTTTTTCAACACCGATGCACTTCACAAGAACTTCATCACCTTCTTGAACAACATCTTCAACTTGCTTCACGCGACGATCAGCGAGTTCAGAGATGTGGCAGAGGCCGTCTGTTCCAGGGAAGATTTCGATGAATGCACCGAAGTCTGTAACCTTACGAACGTTACCGAGGTAGAGCTTGCCTACTTCAGCTTCTTGAGTGAGGTCTCTAATCATCTTCACTGCGCGTGATGCAGATTCGCCGTCGGCGCTTGCAACATTTACAGTACCGTCGTCATCAATGTTCACCTGGCAACCCGTGCGAGCAATGATGTCTTTGATAACTTTTCCGCCCGGTCCGATAACGTCGCGGATGCGGTCTTGGCTGATCTTGAAGCTTGTGATGCGAGGTGCAAAGTTGCTCATCTCTTCGCGAGTATCGCCAAGTGTCTTGGCCATTTCTTCGAGGATGTGCAAGCGACCTTCACGTGCTTGAGTCAGTGCAGTTTCCATCACTTCACGGGTAACACCTGTGATTTTGATGTCCATCTGGATAGCGGTGATGCCTTCGGCAGTACCAGCTACTTTGAAGTCCATGTCGCCAAGGTGATCTTCGTCGCCGAGAATATCGGAGAGAATCATCATCTTGTCGCCTTCTTGGATAAGACCCATGGCGATACCAGCGCATGCTGCTTTCATTGGAACACCAGCATCCATCATGCTCATTGAACCACCGCAAACTGTTGCCATGGAAGATGAACCGTTGGACTCAGTGATGTCACTGAGAATACGAATGGTGTACGGGAAGTCTTCACCGAACTGTACCAGCTTCTTCAGAGCGCGGTGAGCAAGGCTACCGTGTCCGATTTCGCGTCGGCCAGGGCCGCGCATGAAGCGAGCTTCACCTACAGAGTATGGAGGGAAGTTGTAATGCAGCATGAAGTTTTCAAAGCTATCACCAAGAAGACCATCAACACGTTGCTCATCCTGCTTCGTACCGAGGGTACAAGTTACGATGGACTGTGTTTCACCGCGGGTAAACAGGGCTGAACCGTGTGTACGCTCGAGAATGGTTGTCTCAGTTGAAATGCCACGAACATCTGCAGGGCCTCGGCCATCGATACGAACGTTCTCAGCAACCATCTTCTTACGAACGAGGTTGTATTTGAGGTCGCCGAAAATCGAGCTGATTTCGCCTTTGCGAGCAGCCATGGTTTCGTCTTGCTCAACGAGCTTAGCAACGAGGTCTTTTTTCGCTGCATCAAGAGCTGCGTAACGAGCAATCTTTTCTTTAACGCTGTAAGCGTCGGTTACTGACTGAGTTGCAAGGTCTGCAACTTTAGCAGCAAGGTCAGCGTCTACAACTGCTGGAGTTACAACGCGCTTTTCTTTACCGCATGCTTCACGAAGTTCGTTTTGCATTGCGATAACCGCTTGTGCTTGTTCGTGAGCGAAAAGAAGTGCGTCAATGATGTCTGATTCAGATGCTTCGTCTGCACCGCCTTCAACCATCATGATGGCGTCTTTGCTAGATGCTACGAAAAGGTTGATGTCAGCATCTTGCTGCGCTTCGTGGCTTGGGTTTGCAACCAAGTTACCGTCGATGCGGCAAACACGAATACCTGCAATCGGTCCTAAGAAAGGAAGATCAGAGATGTGCAATGCGGTTGAAGCACCAATCAGTGCCAGTGCGTCAGCTGGATGCTCTGCATCGGCTGAGAATACTGTTGCAATAATTTGTGTTTCAGACTGCCATCCGTCAGCGAAGAGCGGGCGGATAGAGCGGTCAATAATTCGAGAAGTAAGGGTTTCGTTTTCACGAAGACGGCCTTCACGCTTAAAGAAGCCACCTGGGATTTTACCCGCGGCAGACATCTTCTCTTGGTAATCGACGGTTAACGGCAAGAAGTCGATATCGGGTCGAGCGTCTTTTGAGCCAACAGCTGTAACGAGAACTGTTGTTCCGCCCGCTGAAATCATAACTGAGCCGGAAGCTTGCTTTGCAACCTTGCCGGTTTGGACGGTGATCGTTGTTTCACCAACCTGAACTTGTTTTTCTACCATAGTCATTTCTAATTCCTCTTTTTCCTACTGACTAATACCTACGTTGCGGTTTGGACAGCACACGTGACAACCGCTTGTTTCCACTGCGGAAACTTAGTCCACATACAAAAAAAGACCGACCACCCGTGACCCGACTACAATAGCCAGGCTGGGTCAATCGGTCTTTTGTCGTATGGTCTTCACTGACTCTAGACTTACTTACGTAGTCCGAGTTCTTTGATGAGCGTACGATATCGCTCAACACTGCGACCTTTCAGGTAAGAAAGGAGTCGCTTACGCTTTGAGACCAACAAAAGCAGCCCGCGGCGGCTATGATGGTCTTTTTTGTGAGCTTTAAAATGGTCAGTCAGGCCGTTAATACGCTCTGTAAGAAGCGCTACCTGAACTTCAGGAGAACCAGTGTCTCCGTCATGAGTTTTAAATTTCTCAACAATTTCAGCTTTCTTTGTGGTTTCCAGCGCCATGATTCACCTCATATATGTTAGCGTTCCCCCCCGGCGTGGTGGAGGAGCCGTCATGAAGGCGCTACCTCTAAGGGATCCCTGCTAAGTAGTCAAGATTATGGGGAAAAGCTTTGCACTGAGCGGTCAAACTTCGATCTTTGGCCAGCGGCTGATTGCTCTAGAATTCACCGGCGAGGCCAATGGAATTTGGGCCAAGGAGAATTTGGGTGGATATGGCCTCTGAATCTTTCGGACTTGGGGCTTTGGTTCGGATCTCTGGGTACAAAATATAAGAAAAGCCGACCACTAAGGCCATGAGCCCGGCAGTTCCGGTAATCAGCGCATATTGTCCGGTTCTCGCTTCATCTTGTTTCGTTAGCTGAGTCACAAAATAGGCAGCTGCCCCAATCCCGGCCGCTCCTGTTCCGAGGGCAACCCATGCTCCCTGTGAAATATGTGCTTCGGTCTCTACGGTCATCGGAGGCAAATCAGCCATCTTAACCGCTGCGGCCTTTGTGGTTTTGGCTGTGATGGGCTCGGGAGCTGGCTTTTCTTCCACAGGTTGGGGCGCCGGTTCTTGAGTGAGTGGCTTCACCTCGGCTGTTTCGGCTGGCGACTCTTGGACATTGGGCTGAGTCTGCGCAATGACCGGGGTTTCTACTGGTGGTTCAGGCTCAGTTGGTGCGGGTTTGGGTGTGCACAGTTTTTTGAGGCCTTGGGGCGCTGCAAAGGCAATCTTTCCCTCAACTCGAATGCGGACCCACACCCGGTGGTATCGTACGATCTCAAAGGTGTCGCCCTGACTCAGTGCGGTGATTTTTATATTTCTTCTTTGGGCTTTATTGCGAATATTGAGGTTGCCCTGGAGTGTACAAACACTGCCGGGCTTTAATTGCGAGCTGGTCTTAGAGGCGGCTTCAGCAGATTGGCAGCCAAGGGTTGCCAGCAAGCAGATCCAGGTGAAGTGTATCCAAACCCAACTGCTATTTTTTTCAACCATGATTGCTCTCTTTAATCTTAACGCGTGAGGATGACTTGGTGCCTCACGATACTCGCATCTAAGTCCCTAGCAGTGTTACAAATACCATTAGAAACGAGGAGATGCCATGTTTCGTGAAGAGTATGGTTTGGCCGTTCCTGGCTTTACTGAGCACAAGCCCGAGTGGCACGAGGTTAAAGAGCCATATTCTGGCAACGTGATGGGCAAGGTTGAGCTCCTAAGTGAGGAGGGCCTCAACGCAGCCTTGGATATTGCGGGCGCAGCTTCTGCGCGGCATGCCCTTGCTCCTTATGAGCGCGCGCGTATTCTCAAGGCCGTTTCTCAAGCCATTGCAGAGCGAGCTGAGCACTTTGCCCTCTTGATAGCACGAGAAGGCGGTAAGCCTTTGCAGGATGCTCGGGTTGA from Deltaproteobacteria bacterium harbors:
- the rsmB gene encoding 16S rRNA (cytosine(967)-C(5))-methyltransferase RsmB, with amino-acid sequence MTTSVSRAIAHRVLLRTEEDAAYARHALDAAIKRARPDSRDAGLATELVYGVLRTGHSLDYIIQSFLPRPLKRVTPSARAALRLGAYEILNLRTPDYSAVDQAVSLLDSKKLRGFVNGVLRNLVRLKEQEKVPEPLKEIKDPVQAQAVHYGLPLWMMKLLHTELGPEEANLWAEANSHPAPLNIRVNTHVSSRDELLTQLQEAEIAAVALPLFPDALELAPAGSIAALPGFADGAFIVQDPAAQLVGYLVSPQEGQNILDLCAAPGGKSLHLAQMLEHTGKVVAVDVHQHKMNLIQDNANRLGLKNVIPQFSDATQLASMKKVLERTKIEHVDHIVLDAPCSGLGTLRRHPELRYKEDARIQELCELQDALLLTASQLMGPGSTLTYSLCTMTQAEGIARIEKLIGNDSSLQAVPLTNPVLAPFVSDSKLGEKTVLQTLTHKHGADSFFAMQLRKKP
- the pnp gene encoding polyribonucleotide nucleotidyltransferase; protein product: MTMVEKQVQVGETTITVQTGKVAKQASGSVMISAGGTTVLVTAVGSKDARPDIDFLPLTVDYQEKMSAAGKIPGGFFKREGRLRENETLTSRIIDRSIRPLFADGWQSETQIIATVFSADAEHPADALALIGASTALHISDLPFLGPIAGIRVCRIDGNLVANPSHEAQQDADINLFVASSKDAIMMVEGGADEASESDIIDALLFAHEQAQAVIAMQNELREACGKEKRVVTPAVVDADLAAKVADLATQSVTDAYSVKEKIARYAALDAAKKDLVAKLVEQDETMAARKGEISSIFGDLKYNLVRKKMVAENVRIDGRGPADVRGISTETTILERTHGSALFTRGETQSIVTCTLGTKQDEQRVDGLLGDSFENFMLHYNFPPYSVGEARFMRGPGRREIGHGSLAHRALKKLVQFGEDFPYTIRILSDITESNGSSSMATVCGGSMSMMDAGVPMKAACAGIAMGLIQEGDKMMILSDILGDEDHLGDMDFKVAGTAEGITAIQMDIKITGVTREVMETALTQAREGRLHILEEMAKTLGDTREEMSNFAPRITSFKISQDRIRDVIGPGGKVIKDIIARTGCQVNIDDDGTVNVASADGESASRAVKMIRDLTQEAEVGKLYLGNVRKVTDFGAFIEIFPGTDGLCHISELADRRVKQVEDVVQEGDEVLVKCIGVEKGRIRLSRKEAIADEKKRKEEEADAPAEEAEAPAETEA
- the rpsO gene encoding 30S ribosomal protein S15, with the protein product MALETTKKAEIVEKFKTHDGDTGSPEVQVALLTERINGLTDHFKAHKKDHHSRRGLLLLVSKRKRLLSYLKGRSVERYRTLIKELGLRK